The following proteins are encoded in a genomic region of Spirosoma sp. SC4-14:
- a CDS encoding molybdopterin-dependent oxidoreductase, which translates to MNASTEPKLPEEDLPESIVRRRMLKSFGWFAVAAAVPFGVYNWITRSPKLLGIRSPLRKVLFTNETIARTYFSNTHLVKTFPVEAAAKKARVNGYDGLKTPIPEDWSLQVESPGKQPLTLSIDDIKALPRHEIVYEFKCIEGWSQVQHWGGVRLSDFIAKYKIGTHSGTEISADNTDDMYKYVGLETPDKGYYVGIDIESALHPQTLLAYELNGEPITAPHGAPLRLIIPVKYGVKNLKRIGRLFFTDERPRDFWAERGYDYYVGL; encoded by the coding sequence ATGAACGCATCCACAGAGCCTAAACTTCCCGAAGAAGATCTTCCCGAATCGATTGTTCGTCGTCGAATGCTCAAGTCGTTTGGCTGGTTTGCCGTAGCGGCTGCTGTGCCGTTTGGGGTTTATAACTGGATCACCCGCAGTCCGAAACTGCTGGGCATCCGCAGCCCCTTACGCAAGGTTCTGTTCACTAACGAAACTATTGCCCGTACCTATTTCAGCAACACGCATCTGGTAAAAACATTCCCGGTTGAAGCTGCCGCCAAAAAAGCACGTGTCAATGGGTACGATGGTCTAAAAACCCCAATTCCCGAAGACTGGAGCTTACAGGTAGAAAGTCCCGGCAAACAGCCGTTAACCCTATCTATCGACGATATTAAAGCATTGCCCAGGCACGAAATCGTTTATGAATTCAAGTGTATCGAAGGCTGGAGCCAGGTTCAGCACTGGGGGGGCGTTCGTCTTTCGGACTTTATTGCTAAATACAAAATTGGCACTCATAGTGGAACCGAAATCAGTGCCGACAATACCGACGATATGTATAAGTACGTTGGCCTCGAAACACCCGACAAGGGCTACTATGTGGGTATTGATATAGAAAGTGCATTGCATCCGCAAACGTTGCTGGCCTATGAACTCAACGGCGAACCCATTACGGCTCCACACGGTGCCCCCCTGCGGTTGATTATTCCAGTCAAATATGGTGTCAAGAATCTAAAACGGATTGGTCGGCTGTTTTTTACAGATGAGCGTCCGCGCGATTTCTGGGCCGAACGTGGCTACGACTATTACGTTGGCCTTTAG
- a CDS encoding two-component regulator propeller domain-containing protein → MISSERNSGSKKVFGLSGLSPNGQYRGYLLLFLLVIFRGNAQCQSSTILFQRLTLQQGLATNFTTSITQDTLGFIWLGTVNGLTRFDGQRCVTFAHQPGNPYSLSNRLVRSIFRAQKGTLWIGTQNGLNRFLPETQRFQHYSFASLGAGCNLIRHAAESPDGRLWFATSGGVVVFNPATAKAKLLVIPSDSASHQAANSIRRVLMDGTTLWIATQSGLYAYNRQNRQFKSFRHNVSIATSLPYDYVSALTLNPQTKEILLGTRMGHVAVLDPASGQFRQLPLDATNQEIGSLLYTRTGTLWVGVTGRGLFRYDSATRRFSSYTNNETNPRSLVSNSVKALFEDNSGVIWVTTDDAGVSWFNPTVSKINSLFDDVGYRPTSTLGLDACGLSFDQKNCLWVATRDGIVWINPKTQTYRLYRHDTKNAASLHNNFTYSILADSQGAVWIGSPTGLDKLNPTTGQVEQILCLPLPEHPGIYPEFNSDRHNFVAGSQVFSVVEGPDKRLYFGTNEKLTVYDPQTHLFFNRFNDERIRKLPGKNYNTLCFDRHNNLWVGGLGPVYKISPDLTLLAEYTHQEDNPNSLPDDGVTDFVEDRHNRIWMSTDNGLACLNQHTQHFTIYTTRHGLPNNDIAALRLVGDTLWVSTSRGIVSVDTRRLAFTVFDESDGSPSAEFESGAMAFNSTGRLYFGAMRGLVYLEPKHIQLNSFVPPVYISSFRTVDRVWLSGPLANPPSLVLGPAQNAFSFEMAALSFDHSSGNQYAYRLENFEEQWNQTNDRPFASYTNVPPGSYVLHVIASNNDGVWNREGYRLAITIQAPFWQTWWFRLIALTTLLTIAVTLARWREKRVASEQQEKSELRERIAASEMKALRSQMNPHFLYNSLNAIRLFILQNDSDNADKYLVKFARLMRLILDNSRQEWVTLSSELEQLQLYLELEQLRFNHKFDFTLGIDPALSPEKLSIPPMIIQPYIENAILHGMAHKKTGGTITVAIYPKNDHLECIIDDDGVGRQKAQELKSRTVSSHKSVGLKVTEERLQLITQRTGKESGVVVIDKTTDQQEPAGTRVIVQLPALDGQNE, encoded by the coding sequence ATGATCAGTAGTGAGCGTAATAGCGGATCAAAAAAGGTATTCGGGTTGAGCGGCCTTTCCCCAAACGGCCAATATCGAGGCTATCTGCTGCTATTTTTGCTGGTGATTTTCCGGGGAAATGCACAGTGCCAGTCATCCACCATACTGTTCCAGCGGCTGACCTTACAACAGGGACTGGCCACCAATTTCACTACGTCCATTACGCAGGATACGCTGGGTTTTATCTGGCTCGGCACCGTTAATGGTCTAACCCGTTTCGACGGTCAGCGGTGTGTTACCTTCGCGCATCAACCCGGAAACCCATATTCGCTATCGAATCGGCTGGTGCGCAGCATTTTCCGAGCCCAAAAGGGTACACTATGGATAGGCACTCAAAATGGGCTGAATCGTTTTCTGCCTGAAACGCAACGCTTTCAACATTACTCCTTTGCTTCATTGGGGGCAGGCTGTAACCTGATTCGGCATGCTGCTGAAAGCCCCGATGGTCGACTTTGGTTTGCTACCAGTGGTGGAGTAGTTGTCTTTAACCCGGCAACAGCCAAAGCCAAATTACTGGTTATACCGTCAGATTCGGCCTCCCATCAGGCGGCCAATAGCATTCGTCGCGTGCTGATGGATGGGACCACGCTATGGATTGCGACCCAGTCAGGATTATATGCCTACAATCGACAGAACCGGCAGTTTAAATCCTTTCGTCACAACGTATCAATCGCCACTTCGTTGCCGTATGATTATGTATCGGCACTGACGCTTAACCCACAAACGAAAGAGATTCTGTTAGGCACTCGTATGGGCCACGTTGCGGTTCTTGATCCTGCATCCGGTCAATTCCGACAACTCCCTCTGGACGCTACGAATCAGGAAATAGGGTCATTGTTATATACCCGAACGGGCACTTTATGGGTAGGCGTTACGGGTAGAGGGCTATTCCGCTATGATTCGGCTACTAGGCGATTTTCGTCGTATACCAACAATGAAACAAATCCCAGAAGTCTGGTCTCAAACTCGGTAAAAGCACTTTTTGAGGACAACAGTGGCGTTATATGGGTAACCACCGACGATGCGGGCGTTAGCTGGTTTAATCCAACCGTCAGTAAGATCAATTCGCTTTTCGACGATGTAGGCTACCGCCCAACCTCCACTCTGGGACTGGATGCCTGCGGGCTGTCGTTTGACCAGAAAAATTGCCTTTGGGTAGCAACCCGCGATGGCATTGTGTGGATCAACCCCAAAACACAGACGTATCGGCTGTATCGGCACGACACCAAAAATGCGGCTAGCCTACACAATAACTTCACCTATTCGATCCTGGCCGACTCGCAGGGAGCTGTTTGGATAGGTAGCCCAACGGGACTCGATAAACTTAATCCAACTACAGGACAAGTTGAACAAATCCTGTGTTTACCCCTACCCGAACATCCTGGTATCTATCCTGAATTCAATTCTGATCGACACAATTTTGTGGCCGGGAGTCAGGTATTTAGTGTGGTTGAGGGACCCGACAAACGTTTATATTTCGGCACGAACGAGAAACTAACTGTCTACGACCCACAAACCCATCTTTTTTTCAACCGATTCAACGACGAACGAATTCGAAAACTCCCCGGCAAAAATTACAATACACTTTGTTTTGACCGACACAATAATTTATGGGTTGGCGGTTTAGGCCCCGTATATAAAATCAGCCCTGATCTGACCCTACTAGCCGAATATACGCATCAGGAAGACAACCCAAACAGCCTGCCCGACGACGGCGTTACCGATTTTGTCGAAGATCGGCACAACCGTATCTGGATGAGTACCGACAATGGCCTTGCCTGTTTGAACCAGCACACGCAACACTTCACAATTTATACGACCCGACATGGCCTGCCCAACAACGACATTGCCGCACTGCGGTTAGTCGGCGATACGCTTTGGGTCAGCACCAGTCGGGGTATTGTCAGCGTCGATACCCGCCGGTTAGCCTTCACGGTTTTTGATGAATCGGACGGCAGTCCATCGGCAGAGTTTGAATCAGGAGCTATGGCATTCAACTCAACAGGACGGCTCTATTTCGGAGCCATGCGGGGTTTGGTCTATCTGGAACCTAAACACATACAACTTAATTCGTTTGTCCCGCCGGTCTATATTTCTTCGTTCCGAACCGTTGATCGGGTCTGGCTATCCGGCCCCCTGGCCAATCCGCCGAGTCTGGTGCTGGGTCCGGCGCAAAATGCTTTTTCCTTCGAAATGGCTGCGTTAAGCTTCGATCATTCATCTGGTAATCAATATGCTTACCGACTCGAAAATTTTGAAGAGCAGTGGAATCAGACCAACGACCGGCCCTTTGCCAGCTATACCAATGTACCTCCTGGCTCCTATGTGCTGCATGTGATTGCTTCGAATAACGATGGCGTCTGGAACCGGGAAGGCTACCGATTAGCCATAACCATTCAGGCCCCTTTCTGGCAAACCTGGTGGTTTCGACTAATTGCCCTAACAACGCTTCTGACTATTGCCGTAACTCTGGCCCGCTGGCGCGAGAAGCGGGTAGCCAGCGAGCAACAGGAAAAAAGCGAACTCCGCGAACGTATTGCCGCTTCGGAGATGAAAGCGCTTCGGTCGCAGATGAACCCGCATTTTCTGTACAATTCGCTAAACGCTATCCGGTTGTTTATTCTGCAAAACGACAGTGACAATGCCGACAAGTACCTGGTTAAGTTTGCCCGACTGATGCGCCTGATTCTGGATAACTCCCGCCAGGAGTGGGTCACATTGAGCAGCGAGTTAGAGCAATTGCAACTCTACCTCGAACTCGAACAGTTACGATTCAATCATAAATTCGACTTCACATTGGGCATTGACCCGGCGCTATCGCCGGAAAAATTATCTATTCCTCCCATGATTATTCAGCCCTATATCGAAAATGCGATTCTGCACGGTATGGCACATAAGAAAACCGGTGGCACAATAACGGTAGCTATTTATCCCAAAAACGACCATCTGGAGTGTATTATAGACGACGATGGTGTAGGACGACAAAAAGCGCAGGAGCTAAAAAGCAGAACCGTTTCGTCGCATAAGAGTGTAGGGCTGAAAGTAACCGAAGAGCGCCTTCAGCTCATCACCCAACGAACAGGTAAAGAATCGGGCGTTGTAGTTATTGATAAAACAACCGATCAGCAGGAACCTGCCGGTACGCGTGTCATTGTTCAACTGCCAGCACTCGACGGGCAAAATGAATAG
- a CDS encoding histidine kinase, with protein sequence MKGELEAERIINEFAMSLLEQSTVDEVVWDVAKNCIARLHFVDCVVYQLDRQRNVLVQKAAHGPKNPTGHVILHPIEIPAGVGIVGEVARTGQPEVIGNTALDKRYIADDAVRNSEITVPIWVNGQVWGVLDAEHPQANFFQPQHLKILTTVAALCSQKIKQVEMEEAYRRAERQLMETNRRVAETKLTALRMQMNPHFIFNSLNSINKFILQNDGERASDLLTKFSRLIRQVLINSRAEWVSLRNELNVLQIYLELERLRSDNKFDILFSISDDLNLDMVHVPLLITQPYVENAIWHGLLPMQGGKPQLQIQCRQEKDRLIIDIEDNGIGRAASARLQANSLTAHKTHGIAITEERLNLINEMYGADARITICDRYKAGSTPTGTHVCFTQKLTSF encoded by the coding sequence TTGAAAGGTGAACTCGAAGCCGAACGTATTATTAATGAATTTGCAATGTCGCTGCTTGAACAGAGCACGGTAGATGAAGTCGTTTGGGATGTCGCTAAAAACTGTATTGCCCGGTTGCATTTTGTCGACTGCGTGGTGTATCAGCTCGATCGTCAACGCAATGTATTGGTGCAGAAAGCGGCTCACGGCCCAAAAAACCCGACAGGTCATGTTATTTTACATCCAATCGAAATTCCAGCCGGTGTTGGTATTGTTGGTGAAGTTGCCCGAACGGGTCAGCCCGAGGTAATTGGTAATACGGCACTTGATAAGCGTTATATTGCCGACGACGCCGTTCGGAATTCGGAGATTACGGTCCCGATTTGGGTTAATGGCCAGGTGTGGGGAGTGCTGGATGCCGAACATCCACAGGCGAATTTTTTTCAGCCCCAGCATTTGAAGATTCTGACAACCGTGGCAGCTCTCTGCTCGCAGAAAATTAAACAGGTAGAAATGGAAGAGGCCTACCGGCGGGCCGAACGCCAGCTCATGGAAACCAACCGACGGGTGGCCGAAACCAAGCTAACCGCGCTGCGAATGCAGATGAATCCGCATTTCATTTTCAATAGCCTCAATTCAATCAATAAGTTTATCTTGCAGAACGATGGCGAGCGAGCATCTGATCTGCTGACTAAATTTTCGCGGCTGATCAGGCAGGTGCTCATTAACTCCCGAGCAGAATGGGTATCGTTGCGCAATGAACTGAACGTTTTGCAGATTTATCTGGAACTGGAGCGCCTTCGGAGCGATAATAAATTCGATATTCTATTCAGCATTAGCGACGATCTGAATCTCGACATGGTTCACGTACCGTTGCTCATTACGCAGCCTTATGTCGAAAATGCAATCTGGCACGGATTGCTGCCCATGCAGGGAGGAAAGCCCCAATTGCAGATCCAGTGTCGGCAGGAAAAGGACCGATTAATAATCGATATAGAAGATAATGGTATTGGCCGGGCGGCTTCGGCCCGGCTTCAGGCCAATAGCCTGACGGCGCATAAAACACATGGCATCGCCATTACGGAAGAACGTCTGAACCTGATCAACGAGATGTATGGGGCCGATGCCCGAATTACGATTTGTGATCGCTATAAAGCAGGGAGTACACCCACTGGAACGCACGTTTGCTTTACCCAAAAATTAACCTCTTTCTGA
- a CDS encoding DUF1223 domain-containing protein produces MSYSFLSLFVAAAMLYGAVPSTTEKPRKPIPQPVVVLELFTSQGCSSCPPADQALQELTKQAAQAGQAVYGLSFHVDYWNRLGWQDPFSNKQFTDRQRQYDRVLHSQTYTPQVVINGQQDVIGGQRGRIQQAVQAIQKQPASAFVGVDGKLTRNAKQVTIDYELSSTGPYRVNVALLQKEARTAVRNGENGGRTLVNTNVVRQFKSLDSPGTSGHVSLDLPDKLTADQTAVLIYVQRTDTQQVVGAKQL; encoded by the coding sequence ATGAGCTATTCGTTTTTATCGCTCTTCGTAGCAGCCGCTATGCTCTACGGGGCCGTTCCTTCAACGACCGAAAAACCACGTAAACCCATACCGCAGCCCGTTGTAGTGCTTGAGTTATTTACATCGCAGGGGTGCTCCAGTTGCCCACCAGCCGATCAGGCATTGCAGGAGTTGACAAAGCAGGCTGCGCAGGCGGGCCAGGCGGTGTATGGCCTCTCGTTTCATGTCGATTACTGGAATCGACTGGGCTGGCAGGACCCATTCAGTAACAAACAGTTTACCGATCGTCAGCGCCAATATGATCGGGTATTACACTCGCAAACCTATACGCCACAAGTAGTTATCAATGGGCAGCAGGACGTAATTGGAGGGCAGCGTGGGCGCATTCAGCAGGCTGTTCAGGCCATTCAGAAACAACCCGCATCGGCGTTTGTTGGGGTTGATGGCAAACTGACCCGAAACGCCAAACAGGTAACAATCGATTATGAACTCTCATCAACGGGGCCGTATCGGGTTAATGTAGCATTACTGCAAAAAGAAGCCCGGACGGCCGTACGAAATGGCGAAAACGGCGGGCGAACGCTGGTTAACACCAACGTAGTTCGTCAGTTCAAAAGCCTGGATTCGCCAGGTACTTCAGGCCATGTAAGCCTCGACTTACCCGACAAGCTGACGGCCGACCAGACGGCAGTGCTGATTTACGTACAACGAACTGATACGCAACAGGTTGTTGGTGCCAAACAATTGTAA
- a CDS encoding LytTR family DNA-binding domain-containing protein: MTAILVDDEKHCRDVLALLLAKYCPTVDLLAPCADGRAGLEAIERYRPDLVFLDIEMPGMSGFDMLAACRFTSFRVIFTTAYNEYAIQAIRHNALDYILKPVDKDELVQAVSKAIQEREHRSAASVDQFVEYLTRQKLGDRIALPTMEGLQILKADDIYYCESDGGYTHFFLTNGKNVLISKTLKEVEEVLEHKGFCRVHHGFLINLRYVQRYIRGDGGEVVMDNNKTLPVSRNKKQEFLSLLEKI; encoded by the coding sequence ATGACCGCCATTTTAGTTGACGACGAAAAACATTGCCGGGATGTGTTGGCCTTATTATTGGCCAAATATTGCCCAACGGTTGATTTGCTGGCTCCCTGTGCCGACGGACGGGCAGGATTGGAAGCCATTGAACGCTATCGGCCTGATCTGGTTTTTCTGGATATTGAAATGCCGGGCATGAGTGGATTCGATATGCTGGCAGCTTGCCGGTTTACCAGTTTCCGGGTGATTTTTACAACGGCCTACAATGAGTATGCGATTCAGGCAATTCGGCATAATGCGCTGGATTACATTCTGAAACCAGTTGATAAGGATGAACTGGTTCAGGCAGTTAGCAAAGCCATTCAGGAGCGGGAGCATCGATCGGCGGCCAGTGTCGACCAGTTTGTCGAATACCTTACACGGCAAAAACTGGGCGATCGAATTGCCCTTCCAACCATGGAAGGGCTTCAGATTTTGAAAGCCGATGACATTTACTATTGCGAATCGGATGGGGGCTATACGCACTTTTTTCTGACTAATGGAAAAAATGTTCTGATATCCAAGACGCTCAAAGAGGTGGAAGAGGTTTTAGAACACAAGGGGTTTTGCCGGGTTCATCATGGCTTTCTGATCAATCTGCGCTATGTACAGCGGTACATTCGTGGCGATGGGGGTGAGGTTGTGATGGACAACAATAAAACATTGCCTGTTTCGCGAAATAAAAAACAGGAATTTCTAAGCCTGCTGGAGAAAATCTGA
- a CDS encoding cytochrome b/b6 domain-containing protein: MKRIVHKHPLAIRWFHWINFPVLFVMIWSGLLIYWAYDPYKIQIGDYTLISFFPDGFYKFLGVSRRLAEGMAWHFVFMWIFLLNGLLYVSYTFLSGEWRHLVPDRHSFRDAIQVTLYDLGLRKTQPPFVKYNGAQKIAYFSIMLMGAGSILTGYAIYKPTQFAWLTGLLGGYKAARMEHFMLTIGYVLFFLVHIAQVIRAGWQNFQSMVTGFEVLKPTPVQPVAPEPPTQPEATPNPSLS; this comes from the coding sequence ATGAAACGAATCGTACACAAACACCCACTGGCAATTCGGTGGTTTCACTGGATCAACTTTCCGGTTCTGTTCGTCATGATCTGGAGCGGATTGCTCATTTACTGGGCTTATGATCCTTACAAAATCCAGATTGGCGACTATACGCTGATATCGTTTTTCCCGGATGGATTCTATAAATTCCTGGGCGTATCTCGTCGATTGGCCGAAGGTATGGCCTGGCATTTTGTATTTATGTGGATTTTTCTGCTGAACGGGCTTTTGTATGTGAGTTATACGTTTCTCTCGGGCGAATGGCGTCATCTGGTTCCCGACCGGCATTCGTTTCGCGATGCCATTCAGGTAACGCTCTACGATCTGGGTCTGCGCAAAACACAGCCGCCCTTTGTCAAATACAATGGCGCGCAGAAGATCGCCTATTTTTCAATTATGCTTATGGGAGCCGGATCGATTCTGACCGGGTACGCTATCTATAAACCAACCCAGTTTGCGTGGCTAACGGGCCTGCTTGGTGGCTATAAAGCGGCCCGGATGGAGCACTTTATGCTAACCATTGGTTATGTACTGTTCTTTCTGGTTCACATTGCACAGGTGATTCGTGCTGGCTGGCAGAACTTCCAGTCGATGGTAACCGGCTTCGAAGTGTTAAAGCCCACCCCGGTTCAACCCGTAGCGCCAGAACCACCCACCCAACCCGAAGCGACTCCTAACCCCAGCTTATCATGA
- a CDS encoding carboxymuconolactone decarboxylase family protein — protein sequence MATFTVPTRDEVSAQNQQLFDNLQKGLGFVPNLYATFGLSENGLGAYLAFQQSQTKGAFRAKEREAVNLAVSQANNCIYCLAAHTALGKMNGFTDEQILQLRAGYADFDPKLDALVKLTKAITETKGHPAPELIDNFIAAGYAQSALVDLLLLIGDKIISNYLHSTTQIPVDFPAAPVLETVEL from the coding sequence ATGGCAACCTTCACTGTACCGACCCGCGACGAGGTTTCGGCTCAAAATCAGCAACTTTTCGATAATTTACAGAAAGGATTAGGTTTCGTTCCTAATTTATATGCCACCTTCGGGCTTTCAGAAAACGGATTGGGGGCTTACCTGGCCTTCCAGCAAAGTCAGACCAAAGGAGCTTTCCGGGCCAAAGAACGCGAAGCCGTCAATCTGGCTGTTTCGCAGGCGAATAACTGTATCTATTGTCTGGCAGCTCATACGGCACTAGGCAAAATGAATGGCTTTACCGACGAGCAGATTCTACAACTTCGTGCAGGTTATGCCGATTTCGATCCCAAGCTGGATGCGCTTGTCAAACTCACTAAAGCCATTACCGAAACCAAAGGGCATCCGGCTCCCGAACTAATCGACAATTTTATTGCGGCTGGCTACGCCCAAAGCGCACTTGTCGATCTGCTATTGCTGATTGGCGATAAGATTATTTCAAATTATCTGCACAGCACCACCCAAATTCCGGTCGATTTCCCGGCCGCTCCTGTTCTTGAAACCGTAGAACTGTGA
- a CDS encoding VWA domain-containing protein — protein sequence MHSFLFFCSLLILSGVYASAYTTQNTPQQSLNAYVAFLNHSVDEVMTRFHQIQTYYADAEYYRKNPNNHLRLASSGPLDEFYYTKALETDGMTPAEKQRLDAGTKALWQLLNKIDQTGKKLETYVRLNDYQRDNLKQSDALLSEFQMLFNQFSQDKDSLFKQIQRVYRRYQPYLPNDAYLHTEKEMEQVIQSQFKLLDTLSYYLNETTQPNWPAELVQQSMLADSKRISAFGQAQSAVGYPASSMVSSFREGLQGILDIKKRGLDDNTFAARQNARHNNEVYLSLINHINNDLISWQHSFVSYSTSVKQLLTYPKFCPKFFFDAPQQTTSAQSQTAPFIDSTPITFTVKPATAPATDALFMALSAYVEFINESLRQMNHLQVVLRNYQSAAEYYRNPAPNRRNNLTYTHDEYKVPVSEYQLLISNSQQLPQPYRNPINKQAEVLLNILKEMDGLSIELIDYTHQKHYLQDQLKRSDAILDRYTYLFDTFDRKKERLYQDVRRIHESYPLKNPGDSWQVAGKALQQMLDNDKDVLFGVKAYLKGEVNQLPQTEKIQDNARTLIQDEYQNLKGLKRLGRNNGLCPYSPYEDIADNSLKLAEKVQHVKTTSNSYANHPYEEFYYFFNNQLVYEYNKFSELARVGVLKAINQPNLFVFRRAVPPQSKPPVSEATTPPEKPAPTPSNPVVTVAATKPVSGSSTESWPNVSNQARIQHDTVYVDRSRVDTVYVDRGGRQEYPNSLNGFAANNMVLLLDVSASMDSPYKLPLLKKSIKSLLALLRPEDQISIVVYSGKARVALKPTSGARADEIAQVIDGLRSDGDTDGNGGIRLAYKVANKQYIRAGNNRIVLATDGEFPISDDIYQLVSASASQDVYLTVFTVGRNEIKGNVLKKLAQLGKGTYTHVTQTNANGQLILEAQAKKVK from the coding sequence ATGCACTCTTTTCTGTTTTTCTGTAGTCTACTGATCCTTTCCGGCGTGTACGCATCGGCCTATACGACCCAGAACACTCCCCAGCAGTCGCTGAACGCATACGTTGCGTTTCTGAATCACTCGGTCGATGAAGTTATGACTCGGTTCCACCAGATTCAGACCTACTACGCCGATGCGGAGTATTATCGAAAAAATCCGAACAACCACCTCCGATTAGCCTCGTCGGGGCCGCTGGACGAGTTCTATTATACCAAAGCGCTGGAAACCGACGGCATGACGCCAGCCGAAAAACAGCGTCTGGATGCGGGCACCAAAGCGCTCTGGCAACTACTGAATAAAATTGATCAGACCGGCAAAAAGCTCGAAACTTACGTTCGGCTCAACGATTACCAACGCGACAACCTAAAACAATCCGACGCTCTACTGAGCGAATTTCAGATGCTTTTCAATCAGTTCAGCCAGGATAAAGATTCGCTTTTCAAGCAAATTCAGCGGGTATACAGGCGCTACCAGCCCTACCTGCCCAACGACGCCTACCTGCACACAGAAAAGGAAATGGAGCAGGTCATTCAAAGTCAGTTCAAACTACTCGATACGCTATCGTACTACCTCAACGAAACTACCCAGCCCAACTGGCCCGCCGAACTCGTACAACAAAGTATGCTGGCCGACTCCAAACGTATTTCGGCTTTTGGTCAGGCTCAGTCGGCTGTGGGATATCCGGCGTCGAGCATGGTTTCCTCCTTTAGAGAAGGATTACAGGGAATTCTGGATATTAAAAAACGGGGCCTTGACGACAATACGTTTGCAGCTCGCCAAAATGCCCGTCATAACAATGAAGTTTATCTGTCGCTTATCAACCACATCAACAACGATCTGATTAGCTGGCAACATTCGTTCGTGAGCTACAGCACTTCGGTTAAACAACTGTTAACATACCCGAAATTCTGCCCGAAATTTTTCTTTGACGCTCCGCAACAAACAACCTCAGCCCAGTCTCAAACAGCACCGTTCATCGACAGCACTCCTATTACCTTTACGGTAAAACCAGCAACCGCACCAGCCACCGACGCACTGTTTATGGCGCTATCGGCCTATGTGGAATTTATTAACGAATCGCTGCGACAGATGAATCACCTGCAGGTAGTGCTGCGAAACTATCAGTCGGCGGCCGAATACTACCGAAATCCTGCTCCTAACCGGCGCAACAACCTCACCTATACGCACGACGAGTACAAAGTACCGGTTTCGGAGTACCAGCTTCTCATTAGCAACAGTCAGCAACTGCCGCAACCGTACCGCAACCCAATCAACAAACAGGCCGAAGTACTACTTAACATACTTAAGGAAATGGATGGTCTGAGCATCGAATTGATCGACTACACCCACCAGAAGCACTATCTTCAGGATCAGCTAAAACGATCGGATGCAATTCTGGACCGCTATACGTATTTGTTCGATACTTTTGATCGAAAAAAGGAGCGTCTCTATCAGGATGTTCGACGGATTCACGAAAGTTATCCGCTCAAAAACCCTGGCGACTCCTGGCAGGTAGCCGGGAAAGCCCTCCAGCAGATGCTCGACAACGATAAAGATGTACTGTTTGGTGTTAAGGCGTATCTGAAAGGTGAAGTCAATCAACTACCTCAAACCGAAAAAATTCAGGACAATGCCCGAACGCTTATTCAGGACGAATACCAGAATCTGAAAGGGTTGAAACGGCTTGGTCGCAACAATGGTCTGTGTCCCTACTCACCCTACGAAGACATTGCCGATAATTCTTTGAAACTGGCCGAAAAGGTGCAGCACGTTAAAACAACATCCAACTCATACGCAAACCATCCTTACGAAGAGTTTTATTATTTCTTCAACAACCAGCTCGTTTACGAGTACAACAAATTCAGCGAACTGGCCCGCGTTGGTGTGCTCAAGGCGATTAACCAGCCTAATCTGTTTGTCTTTCGGCGGGCAGTTCCTCCCCAGTCGAAACCACCGGTTTCGGAAGCAACCACACCTCCCGAAAAACCAGCCCCTACCCCTTCCAACCCTGTGGTTACGGTTGCTGCAACGAAACCCGTTAGTGGGTCGTCTACTGAATCCTGGCCCAATGTATCCAATCAGGCCAGGATTCAGCACGATACGGTGTATGTAGATCGATCTCGGGTAGACACGGTTTATGTTGACCGGGGTGGACGGCAGGAATACCCAAATTCGCTGAACGGTTTTGCCGCAAACAATATGGTGTTATTACTCGATGTATCGGCTTCGATGGATTCTCCGTATAAATTGCCATTGCTAAAAAAATCTATTAAATCGCTGCTGGCGCTACTCCGTCCCGAAGATCAGATCTCAATTGTGGTTTATTCGGGGAAAGCGCGGGTGGCACTCAAACCCACTTCGGGCGCCCGCGCCGATGAGATCGCCCAGGTGATTGACGGGCTTCGTTCTGATGGTGACACCGATGGCAATGGAGGTATCCGGCTGGCCTATAAAGTTGCCAACAAACAATACATTCGGGCCGGAAACAACCGCATTGTTCTGGCTACCGACGGCGAATTTCCAATAAGCGACGATATATACCAATTGGTTAGTGCATCGGCCAGTCAGGATGTTTATCTGACGGTATTTACAGTTGGCCGTAATGAGATAAAAGGCAATGTGTTGAAAAAATTGGCCCAATTAGGCAAAGGCACTTATACCCACGTCACGCAAACGAACGCCAATGGTCAGTTGATTCTGGAAGCACAGGCAAAAAAAGTCAAGTAG